A part of Candidatus Babeliaceae bacterium genomic DNA contains:
- the prfB gene encoding peptide chain release factor 2 has protein sequence MLYDELKEKLKSIESDITTITAFWNNSHNEEEFERLESESLQENFWQNPHQATILKRLQALRAQRDQYREIITTEKELAELIVLFEHDEVELEKLKTEVFAYIKMVNRFKILLLLHEEQDSANCFLNINAGAGGTESQDWSEILLRMYVRFCEREKLTATLIDYQPGEGAGIKSGTLFIKGKNAYGLLKGEQGIHRLVRISPFDANKRRHTSFAGVFITPEADHVEITIDPKDLRVDTYRAGGAGGQHVNKTDSAVRITHFPSGIVVQCQNERSQTQNKETAMKMLMAKLVQKEKDEQQTKLSSIEKKKIEWGSQIRSYVLHPYKLVKDHRTELESGQPEVVLDGDLMDFIEAYLIWYSKK, from the coding sequence ATGTTATATGATGAACTAAAAGAAAAACTTAAATCAATCGAATCCGACATAACAACGATTACCGCTTTTTGGAATAACTCTCACAATGAAGAGGAGTTCGAAAGACTTGAATCAGAAAGCTTACAAGAAAATTTTTGGCAAAACCCTCATCAGGCAACTATCTTAAAAAGATTACAAGCTCTACGCGCGCAACGCGATCAATATAGAGAAATTATAACAACAGAAAAAGAGCTCGCCGAGCTCATAGTTCTTTTTGAACACGATGAAGTCGAATTAGAGAAATTAAAAACAGAAGTTTTTGCATACATTAAGATGGTCAATCGATTTAAAATATTATTACTACTACATGAAGAGCAAGATAGCGCTAATTGCTTTTTAAACATTAATGCCGGAGCAGGCGGAACAGAGTCTCAAGACTGGTCAGAAATACTCTTAAGAATGTATGTAAGATTTTGCGAACGAGAAAAACTTACCGCAACACTTATAGATTACCAACCAGGGGAAGGCGCCGGTATAAAATCAGGAACTTTATTCATTAAAGGAAAAAATGCATACGGTCTTCTTAAAGGAGAACAGGGCATCCATAGGCTTGTTCGAATTTCGCCCTTCGATGCCAACAAGCGCCGTCACACTTCGTTTGCTGGAGTTTTCATAACTCCTGAAGCTGATCATGTTGAAATAACAATAGATCCAAAAGATTTACGTGTTGACACCTACCGAGCAGGAGGCGCCGGCGGACAACACGTTAATAAAACCGATTCAGCCGTTCGCATAACACACTTCCCCAGTGGAATTGTCGTGCAATGTCAAAATGAACGATCACAAACTCAAAATAAAGAAACTGCTATGAAAATGCTCATGGCCAAACTTGTACAAAAAGAAAAAGATGAACAACAAACAAAATTATCATCTATAGAGAAGAAAAAAATCGAATGGGGATCTCAAATAAGATCCTATGTATTGCATCCCTATAAATTAGTTAAGGATCATAGAACCGAGTTGGAATCGGGACAGCCAGAAGTAGTACTTGATGGCGACCTTATGGATTTTATTGAAGCTTATTTGATCTGGTATAGCAAAAAATAA